The Ziziphus jujuba cultivar Dongzao chromosome 1, ASM3175591v1 genome segment aaaaaaaaaaaaaaaaaaagaggaaaattaaTGAGATTGTAATGCAAAGCTTTGTTATGAAATAGAAACTGTCtacatttctttctttaatttctttttccctaAACAAGCTGTTCTGATGCTGATGGTACTTGATAGCCAGGTTTATGTTGGTGAAATGCATTTATTTTGAGATGTATGATAAACtcactgaaattttttttgaaaatttgatttcttttggCTAATAATAAACCACCTACAGAATCTAGATGCCAATAATGGATGTGGAATTGTCAAACATGggcaaattaaatttaaattcctttTGTTAATGATGAATCCATTTTAAAGATCTTAACCTTTCACACACACCATTGTTATGAACAAGAATTTGGGTGCTTGCCCATCCCATCTTACCTACCACAGTACTTGTTTAATGTACAATCTTACCTACCACCAGGAAAGCCGACCAACTTTCTTCCTTTGTCTTCTTTCTCCTCATCTCCTacttctttttttaactttgaagCAATTGCTTTCATTATCCAACAAGAATTCTGAAGTTctaggatttttctttttttaatcaattaagaCACATTCAGTAACAATTTCATTTTAGCAACTAATGCCACAATTGATAATGATAAATTTGTACTGCATTgttattctatatatttattgataacccaagaaaaattattatattttggtaaaattttaatttgatttgcaTATGGACACTTACATTACCCattaacaaagtttttttttgttttttttttattttttattttttgcttttactttaatggttttcttcctttttttattttttattttttccgcaTGGATGTTTTTGCACTTTTGTTCtctattttagtatttttttgggACATTAAGAACCCTAGTACTTCATAAACAATTATAGTCCTTCACTCTTAATTAAGCATTAGGGACTACAACTGCACTGTTTATTAAGCTCAAAGGTATCTAAAGTGCAAAatcatagaaataaataaataaatcaatttcagTTGTAGGAGATGAGAAAAATAGTTAGCCCACAGTTTTGGTCTGGTCCTTGTCCTTATGAATATGGGGTCCAAATCAAATTTTCAAACCTCTAATTATGGACCTACAAATCCTCTAACCAACAAAAACCTAGCCCAGCCTTCTTTAGAAGTTCCATGTTGGCCCAGTAGGTTGTAAGGTATAAATTCTATTACGACGTCGTTAAGTTAGAATTTGATTCCTAAACCAACTCAGGTAATACACGAGCAAATAAAAGCAAAAGGATTTCATTTTGAAGACTATTGCCTATTGTGCagatttttggtttttcctaaTTCTCTCTGTTCGTCGGAAGGTCTACAAACACTGTATATTCTTCCTCAAATCTTGTTCGTGCCTGGTTTTCCCAGATTTTGTGTGGTAATTAGAAACGGAAAAAAACGATAAAGATTTatacttttcttcttttcctcaccattccaaattataattttgctttttctaGTTCTCGATCGCAAAgaaccctaattttttttttatttaattttgttttctttttgtaattgGAACTCAAATTGGTAGCGAATCAGTAGCAGAGACTTCAACACCACCATGGCTAAGAGTTCTTTCAAGCTTGAACACCCCCTtggttctctctctttctctgggcatactataaatatataatctcgtataatttattgcttttcttGTTACAGTGTATCTGATCTTGCATAATTCAAATTGTGTAATTTGAGTTTGTTGATGGAAAACAAGTCTCTTGcaattttaatgggttttttagaatataaagtttttttcatCGATCcttttatcttatattattttggGTTCTGAAAaaagaaacctttttttttttttgtgacttTATTTACTGAATTATcgtgttgctttttttttctttttttttttttttttttgatcttactgaaaaaaagaaagttctattatctttttttttttttttctggctcTGACATATTTAATGGAGAGAAAAAGTATTTAACTGAATTTATTGAAATCGATTCTGGGAAATTTTTGGCCTTTGTTGCATACATTAGACTTTTTCTGTTTGTTAATTTGCCTAATCTGTATTTTGCATATTGCCAAGACTAACATAAGAGCAGTGTCAAGATCTTTATGCTTTTAATCTGACAAATTATACTTGTTGGTGGGATTGATTGTGGTGTGGTAGGGGGTTTAAGGTTGAGATGGTTTAGCTTAgctgtatatatatgaaattctggAAGTGAGACTATATGTTGTTCGACATAGACATGGGCGTTTCTGAATTTTCTAGAAACCATATCATTTCCATTTACCATCTTTGTTACAAGATGTGgtaaaataaagactatttcgtgacttaaaaaagaaaaaaaaaaatttgtatgttTCTCTCTCCTGACGATAATCTTGCATTGTCCTGCAAAGTCAGCGGAAATATTATTCTGATATCTTGAAATATAGATGCCATTAGAAGCTTATACTCTCTGTCTCTCATCCATCATCTTGAAATATTTTTCTGATCTCTTGAAATATATCTGTAATTGGGAGCttacttcttttccttttttctctctttcactGCATAACAGAAAGGAGGCAGGCAGAAGCTGCTCGTATCAGGGAAAAGTACCCTGACAGAATACCGGTATGAGCTGTATAATTATTGCTTCTCTTTAGTCAAGAATTTTGAAGGCTGAAGCTTGAAACAAGTTCGGAGACATTTTTAAATTGAAGTTTTTTGTTAAACTAATAAGTTCTTATACTATTGTAATATAAATCAGTTTAGACgatttaaatttgattatacCCTAATTCACATGAATTTATGTAAGATATTCAATTTAAACATAGTTACTGAGTGAAGAATaaattcaaaaaggaaaatatgaaCTGTGGTTTCTGTCCCACAATTTATGGTTCTAAATTTTGACAATCGGAATAGGAAAGAATTATCTTTCATcattatttacaataaataaacatgtaATACATAGTTACATACAATCTCATATCATAATGATGGTATGTTGTGTCTAATGTGTTAAAAGGGTTCTAACGTATGAATGATGAAGTTGGTAAGAAAAAACAAGTAACATTTTTTGAGCCTTGAGCTTGTCTGGAAAGTTATCATTTTGTGCTTAAGCTGATTGCTTACCAAATAGGTATTATCTGGGAgactttaaaatttaacaagAGATTCAGCTGGGTTCAGGCATAAACTGTGGGTAGCTAAAGAGTGATTGATTAcacgtatataatatatatagatatatattgttTGTTTACGATATTCATATTGCGTTCTTGTGCTATATAGGTTATTGTGGAGAAGGCAGAAAGAAGTGACATACCAGACATTGATAAGAAGAAGTCAGTATATTCTGAACCTATATTccatatatgcttctttttcTGTCTGTGAATATCCGTCAAATGAACTCCATAGTTGACTTGGATTTATGTGATGGTTTTGTCTTTGTTTCCtccacttatttatttttcccctcTCGAGGTTTTGCTTGTTTAAAATCTGCAATTTTACCACGTTGACTCCATTAAGTTCCGtcccgaaaaagaaaaaatcaatctAGAGTCATGGAATACTTTGTATTTGAACAGTTATGCTTAATATGTCATGGAAATATGACATTGTAGTTGGTGCTTGCCAGCTTTTGAGTACTGAAGCCATGTAAGTTGTCATTGTCTTATGGATCTAATAAGAAATTCGAGTTGCTATCCTTGTATGTACAAGCGACACACAATAGGTGTGGTTACTACTTCGAGATGTGGACGTAATTTCCTTTTGTAGAGATTTGTGATTGTGTTTACTGCAGAAGTGGTGCAATTATGTTCCAAGTTAGTTTTACCTTTTTTGCCAATGGGGCCTCCTTTGTCGAGTTTATCTTAACTTTTCTGATTAGTTAAGTTAAAGCATTAGCGTTCGCTATGTggtattttggttatttataacatttataaaatataaataggtGAAGCGTAAATTGTTGGTAACTTGGTCCTGGGATTCTGTGTAACAATTTTCCACCAAATTTCTTCGTCTTGGTGGATACAGATATCTGGTTCCTGCTGATCTTACTGTTGGTCAGTTTGTTTATGTGGTTCGGAAGAGGATAAAGCTCAGCGCTGAGAAGGCCATATTCATATTTGTCAAGAACATTCTACCTCCTACTGGtaagatttttataaaaaaatactatttaaaagaataaataaaaaggaataaagTCTTAAGCTTACCAACATACTGTTGTCGTTAAAAGctccttttgtttttctataaCTATTTCTAATATGTGTGTATTTTATGACATTGCAGCTGCCATGATGTCTGCAATCTATGAGGAAAACAAGGATGAGGATGGTTTTCTGTACATGACTTATAGTGGGGAGAACACATTTGGATCCTTCTAAGTGAGAGGGAGTAATGCtgaaaaatttgtaaataaGACTTGAGATTGCAATATGGAATATGTATATTCTCAGCTTTAAACACCTGTTTATGCTGCCCCAGCTTTGGGGATTTGCAACTTCTTATGCTGTTTACTGTTACATTTATGACTTCCGATAACAATGTTATGTGGTTAATCCTCTTTATGAATTTGAACGAGTAAATTTTATCAAGTTTTTTAGGTTTCCAtcctttatttcattttctattttatttatagatTGATGAGTctgaataaaattgattttctattttcttacgCGTAGTTGTTTGTACCAAAATTTTCTTATACCAATACCATTTCTTCTTTATACCCAATCTTGTGAAGTTCAGAATTCGTCAGGAGCTGGTTTTAGCATTTCTCTAATATAaagcattttgtttatttatttatttattttaacatctTTCTTATTTGGTATCCGTGTTGGAGTGTGCAAATGAAAGGCtttgattattttcttcaatggaCTGAATTTTTAGGACTAAACTATAATAAAACCCAttgcctttctttttcttccattttgttGAGTTTGAACCATTCCTTTCATTAAAGTCTACATCTTATAATGGCTTAACCAATCTTATAATGACTTAACAACAAAcgttgaagttgaaagaaaataatgaggaatttattattatttttaattttaaaataatattatcatttttagtTTTTCGAAATTGACCCATAGAGTGTCCCCATCCATGTAATTATTGTAcccctttaataatattaactaaaataattacacactcaccccaaaaaaataaaaaactaaaataattacaAGGGCGTTGGTTTCGGGTAAGGTAACAGCTTTACTAACGAAAGAACATGaaaaaccttttatttatttatttgtttatttattataataataatattattattatatatattgttttagtgATTATATGAAAGATCAAATTTTGTTGTCAAGCTCGAGCTAGTGTTATGGGAAAGTAATAGAAGCAGCTAGCCTTGGATAAAATAAGTACTTGGATAggatttaccaaaaacaaaaaagtatttGGATAggaacttgttttttttttggtaattacttGGATAGAAACTTGTTGATGTTGATCTTAGACGAAACTGGTGGACCATAATGTGCAATATCTTCCTTGGAATACAAGACATGGCAATTTTTTTCTACGAAGTTTTCTAGTTAATAGTCACTCTGAAAGTTTCAAAGTAATTTCCCAACGCATCATTCAAAAAGAATTATTAGCGAGTACCCAACAATATTGGTCTCACTTCATAGCATGTTCCTGAGAGAATAGACCAGGATCAACATAAGGAAAAATGGGTTTCCACGATAGAAAATCTTAACCATATGCatggaaatttcaaagaaaCTATTAATCCAATCTGAAAAATTAGAAACCAATCTTTAACAATTTTTCACTTTTGAAAATTGAGACCAAGTATGATCAACTCGATGGTTGCAAAAACTCTTAATACAGTCAGAATATTTGAGCCGGGGTAACATATTCATATGGatctatatgtataatattagaAGGAAACTTCAATATACGAAAAGCTGTAACGGGTAAAAAGTTACAGTAAGAAGCATAAAAAACTTCTGAGACTGCTTAATGCGTAGTTAGTGTCAAAGAAGAAGCAGATTCGAGATGCATTGTCATATAATCATATATTGGCATAATGGTTTATGAGTTTGTTTCCAAACTGAACAAAGTCAGAGAAAACCTTCAAATTTGGCAAGCCATGCCAAAGTTTGATGCACACGTCACAGTTTCAAaagctaagttttttttttttttttttaggatgaATTTTCAACTGCTAAGTTTATTGATAGAATGCCCTATATATCTATAGCCTTGAAATAGAGtaacataatttttaaataaataaataataataataattgtcacATTCTACTTGGCAAGACTTAAATTTTTAGTCAgggaaatgataaaattaaatgcaatCATTCCATTTGACAAAAATGTTATGGCTCACATACAATAATACCTCATtgattagaaaaagaaaatatataaaacatatcaTTAATGCAAAAATACAAGTACATA includes the following:
- the LOC107432844 gene encoding autophagy-related protein 8C-like; translated protein: MAKSSFKLEHPLERRQAEAARIREKYPDRIPVIVEKAERSDIPDIDKKKYLVPADLTVGQFVYVVRKRIKLSAEKAIFIFVKNILPPTAAMMSAIYEENKDEDGFLYMTYSGENTFGSF